The Mangifera indica cultivar Alphonso chromosome 12, CATAS_Mindica_2.1, whole genome shotgun sequence DNA window GTTTCCTCTTTAACCTTTTTCTGTTATGTTTCAGTCTATGATTGGGCACTGCCTTGGTGCAGCTGGGGGGTTGGAAGCCATTGCCACTGTGAAGGCCATAACTACTGGATGGCTGCATCCTACCATTAATCAATTTGTAAGTGCTACATTTTCATTTACACCTGATTGGTTTGGCAATTTACAGCTTTTTGTCATCTAAGCTAACATCTATTCAAGATATTAACTGCAAAATATAACCTGGTATTTCAGCTGTGTTAATTATTATagagatattaaatatttggCCTCTGTGTAACTGTAATTAGCCTCCTGAATTATGATGTTTGATGTACTATTTTCTATGAATGTAGAACCCAGAGCCTGCAGTTGAGTTTGATACTGTTGCCAACAAAAAGCAGCAACATGAAGTGAATGTTGGTAAGTTCAACCCTGTGGCACTGTCATTTTCCATTGCCATATTAGGTGGGATCCCAATTTACTCACTTAAACTTTATACATTCCAGGCATTTCAAATTCGTTCGGATTTGGTGGGCACAACTCTGTGGTGGCGTTTTCTGCTATCAAGCCTTGATTGTTTAAGATGATTCGGCCATTCTGCATTGCTTGTAGGATATAAATCTTACATACAGGATTTTAGCAACTAATCCCAGCATCAAGCTGCTTCATCTTCATTCTAGGGTTGCTGCATATTTTACGTCCAGGTTCTTAGTAGTTGTTAGTGATGTAATAATTTATGAGTTGAACTCTGGTTTAAGAACTGCacaactttttttgttttaaaacgAGTGGGATTTTATGGGATTATTGGGGCATGAAGTTTTGTCGGCTTTGAAGTAATGCTGTTGATGAGGAAACTGCCTGCCGCAAGGCCTTTCATTTATAACCAGTCTTGTGCTTGTGGAAACAAAGGCTTCATAAGCTCTCTTTTAATGAATGAATCggtttctctatttttttttctttttattgaattcaGAAAagttccataatttttttttatatatatatatttatgaaattggtGAAATCTAATTAAAACAAATGCATTCATATTGCAGAAGAAATTTGAATCCATTGACGAATTTGCATTCATCCTCCATATTGACTGAGGTAAAATTTAAGCTTATAGGAAGAAGCATGGAAGCTCAAGTAACATGGCAAAGATCTTGAGAAAAAAAGATGTAAATCTTCAAGGTATTTTCTTTTTACCATCACTCTGTTAGTAAAGAGGAATAAAGGGAACAAGTAATGAAAATTCGTCATAAAAATTGAACCACTCATACAGAAGGATGATCATATCCTGGACTAAAGTGTCAACCACGCCATTAGTCTTTACTTAAATGTTAGTATAATACCAAAAAAACTCCTGCATGACTGAACTCGCCCAACGACATTGGAAAAATGTGAGCAGCCGCAGGAATAGTGATTAGCAACTTGACATGCGGATAGACATCTCAAGACTTGAGAAAACAATCTGCcgatttgtttttctttgatattttacaCCTACAATAAaaggtaataaatttttatcataatagATTGCAATCGTTAATActcttaatcatataaatataaaatatcactagaataaaaagagagagacaaaAAGATCTCTCTAAAAAAAATGGTTAGCATCCATTAGTAAGGATAAGATAAGCCTCATCTTATGATAGACAATAGgactctttaaaaaaatttgtttatctCTTTAGATAATTCTTTTGAAAGCAAGTTATTCTCTGGACAATTTCTCTTTGTAAATTCAGTTTACAATCTATCATAACTGCAGACGTAAGTTTTAGTGTGATAGATTTGCACACATTATTCACCATTCTCATATTACTGGATAAAGAAGTTGATTAACCACTCCTAATCGCTGCTATGGTAGATTATCTTATCCAGGACTCTTAATTGTATATTTCAGTTGTTGACAATAAATCACAATAACAATTTTGCTTAAGAGTGTGATACCATGACATCATTTAAATAGTGGAAGAATGGGCAACTTTGGTGCCCAATTCAATGGGCAAGTTGCAGAAATTTTGCGTGTAgagtttttaaacaaaaaaagaaacctGGGATTGGAGACTTCTGGACCGCCAAGCCCAAGTAACAAGGCAAagaactttttttaaaaaaatttaacataataggCAACTACGACAAGAGGATGATTGTATAAGACAATGACCTTGACCAGAGTATTAACTATGATGAAAAGGATTGCTTAGATGTTAGAATCAAGATTCTATTGCCACAACATCATTTTCCTATTCGAAGAATAGCCAAAATTAGTGTCTGCATCGAGGGGCAAGTGTATGTGTGTGCGTAGTGGAAACTTGGAAACAAAATatggttgaattcaaattgagttaactcagtttgattcaaattgaactttcaACTTTATAGTTTCAGCTGAATCTCCCTCTAACAACAACGTTTATACTGTTggtaatactatttatcttacTAAGGATACTATTGATTTCATTGATAGTATTAATCATTTTGCCGATGACCTCCAATAACATCTTAAACCTATTCGAGcaagtttaagctcaaactcgaactcaCCATTTAAGATTCTAGTCAAACTTGAGtcaatttatattcaaactCGACTTGGTTTGAATCTAACCTTGAAAACAACAAACTTGGAATTGGAAACTTTTCAAACACCCGTGTTTTATAACTTATAAGTTACACATCTATGCATATAGGTAATGGCATTCACAATGCAAAAAACAATAGATGTCTTGACCTTAGAACGAAGAAGAGTGCCCGAttaattaagtttcaaaaaaattatgagtagaATTTCTCAACAAAACAACCTGGAATTGGAGACTTTCAAATGTCAATTTCAGTAATATCCTAATTCGACCCACTGTCCTGTTTTGCAATTCAAAATGCATCCTGAAATTTTAGGAGTgcacatattatttaattagtctTAGCTTAGTTTCTTTAAACAATATGAGATGCTTATACATACATAACATCTCTCATGTACTTTGTTAATGTGAGATTTGTCTATAGACAATAAAtatgaatgaatgaataaaatGCAAGACAAAGACACATTAAGTCAAGTCAGATTCGTCTAACCATTTATGCATTTGTGAATGTTAGCAAAGGACAAGAAACATCAGTATCCACATCAAGAGTTAGcagaaaatttgatttagtgAGCAGGAAATTAGAGGGAGGAGCTTGTCATGCATTAAAGTATGCTTTATGAGTTGCCTATATATGTCAGAGTTTCCGAATGATAATATGCATCACATAATATCAGAAACAATGGGGTTGTCAACCTTGAAGAGAGCTTTTTCACTTCTTTCCCTGCTTATGTTTGTTGTTATGTCTCATTCTTCACCTGATGTTGCTTCTGATCCTTCTCAAGAAGCAATGGCTCTTCTAAAATGGAAAGCCAGCCTTCAAAACCACAACCATTCTCTTCTGCCATCTTGGACTCTTTCTTCTCCAAATGTCACAAATACTTCTATCGACCTCAAAACCAAATTAAGTCTATGCACTTGGTTTGGAATCTCTTGCAATCATGCCGAAAGTATCACAAGTGTTAACTTGACCAACACAAGTCTGAAAGGCACACTTCATGAACTATCTTTCTCATTATTTCCCAATCTTGCACTCATTGATCTAAGCGTGAATGAACTCTTTGGTGTCATCCCTCCTCAAATCAGCTACCTAAAAAATCTAAAGGTCCTTCACCTTTATTCAAATAAGTTATCTGGTTCTATTCCTAACGAAATAGGAAACTTAAACTCTCTAATAGATTTAGATTTGGGAGAAAATCAATTAAGTGGCTCTATACCTTATTCTATTGGAAACCTGACCAACTTAAAAGCTTTATACCTCCACACAAATAACCTTTTTGGCGCCATTCTTGAGGAGATAGGCAACTTGAAGTTTCTTTTGGATTTAGAGTTAAGCATAAATCAATTGAGCGGCTCTATTCCTCATTCCATAGGAAATCTTAGCaacttaaaagttttatacCTTTATAGTAACAACCTTTTTGGTGCCATTCATGAGGAGATAGGCAACTTGAAGTACCTTTCGGATCTAGGGTTAAACACAAATCAATTAAGTGGCTCTATTCCTCGGGCTATTGGAAACTTGagcaacttaaaatttttatacctcTATGGAAACAACCTTTCTGGTGCCATTCTTGAGGAGATAGGCAACTTGAAGTCCCTTTCGGATTTAGCGTTGAACACAAATCAATTAAGTGGCTCTATTCCTCGGGCTATTGGAAACTTGagcaacttaaaatttttatacctcTGTGGAAACAACCTTTCTGGTGCCATTCCTGAAGAGATAGGCAAGTTGAAGTCCCTTTCGTATCTAGCGTTAAACACAAATCAATTAAGTGGCTCTATTCCTCGGGCTATTGGAAACTTGagcaacttaaaatttttatacctcTATGAAAACAACTTTTCTGGTGCCATTCCTGAGGAGATAGGCAACTTGAAGTCCCTTTCGGATCTAGCGTTAAGCACAAATCAATTAAGTGGCTCTATTCCTCGGGCTATTGGAAACTTGATCAACTTAAAAGTTTTCTACCTTTATGGAAACAACCTTTCTGGTGCCATTCCTAAGGAGATAGGCAACTTGAAGTCCCTTTCGGATCTAGCTTTAAGCACAAATCAATTAAGTGGCTCTATTCCTCGGGCTATTGGAAACTTGAGCAACTTAAAAGTTTTCTACCTCCACACCAACAACCTTTCTGGCGCAATTCCTGAGGAGATAGGCAACTTGAAGTCCCTTTCGGATCTAGAGTTAAGCACAAATCAATTAAGTGGCTCTATTCCTCGGGCTATTGGAAACTTGAGCAACTTAAAAGTTTTCTATCTCCACAATAACAACCTTTCTGGTGCCATTCCTGAGGAGATAGACAACTTGAAATCCCTTTCGGATTTAGtgttaaacaaaaatcaatttagtGGCCCTATTCCTCATTTTATTGGAAACTTGAgcaacttaaaatatttatacctCGATAGGAACAATTTTTATGGCACCATTCCTGCAGAGATAGGTAACTTAAAGTTCCTTTTGAATTTATCGTTAAGTCATAATCATCTTAGTGGTGTCATTGCTCCTTCCCTTACAAATTTGAGCAATATTAAAATGTTGTCTCTTGCTTATAACGATCTTTCTGGTTTAATTCCCGGTAAAGTGGGAAACTAAGGCTTTTAAGGTTTTGTTTAATatgtaaatgaataaatttctTATAATGTGATTTTGGCTTTATATTCTcacttccctttttttttttttattgcattcaGATAAAGAAGTTCGATCATTGTACTTTTTTGAAATTAGTAAAAGTTCAACTTTTAATATTGTAgtagaaaattaaattcattttcagatttggttaattaataagtcataaaattatttaaatgtcaTACTGGACTGCCAACAGGACAAAGAACTTGAGGGaaaaaaaagtaacataatCGGCATTTTTCAAGGTATTTTCTTTTCACCATCGCTCTACTAAGAATTTAATAGGCTAAACATTTGAAGATAaatggaataaataaataagaaaagaaacttCGTCATGAAAATCGTAACCCTCACACAGAAggaaaatcttttttttttaggcaAGTGATAATGttaatattataagaaaaaaccCGGCCTTAACTTATAGAACGATACGAACAAATATGAGTAGTTACAAGAATAATAACTAATCATTTGGTATACGGGTAAACATCTCTTGTCTAGACTCTTGAGGAGACAATCTACCAGCTTGTATTCTTTTGCATTTTCCGTCTACAATGGATGGCAGTAATGTTAGAAAATCTAGTTATTATCTTTAGATAATTTTCCCTAAGCCAAGTTATTCATAGGCCAAATTTTCTTGTAAATTTACactttatttaaatcattttccaaagttatttacaataaaactgtGGATATAAATTCTCAAACAACAGTTCGAATCATGTTGAAAACTAATGAGAAATACTATGTATATTTactataaatatacaaataaatatgtatcatcagatgattaagtattattttatttttagttcataattattcaattacatgatgacacatatcaaatgtatatatatttgtgtactcaaagtaaGTACACATAGTTTAATTAAAAGCTTATATCCATCTAACATGCACACATTGTCTACTATTTTCATAATAGTGGATAATTATTTAGcacaagatttttaattttatataaaattgttgataAACCAGAAGAATAGTTTGGCTCATGACAGTATTACCATGACATCATTTTCATAGTGGAAAAATTGGCAAAATTAGTGTCCATATCAAGGGGCAAGTGGCAGAAAATTTAAGTGTaggatttttcaaaaaagaaattggAGACTTTTCAACCATCAAGCCCAAGAAACAAGGCAAagaacttataaaataaatgaatatattagGCAGTCTTCAAAGTCTTTCTCTTTCAGAGCTTAAATTAGCATCACTCTATTAGTCAAAAGTGTTAAAGATTGAAAAGAAAGGGAGCCAAGTAATGAAAATTGGCCATAGAATAAGAATCACTCATACAAGAGGATAATCATACAAGACAAATACCTAGACTACAATACCAACTATGATATCAACGCTTAACTAGATGTCAGAATCAGGAATctattaacaaaacattaatTTTCTAGTGGAAGAATGGGCAAAATTAGCATCCACGTAGCTCTCAATTGGTAACTTAAGTAAGGGGTACACAACCAAGAgggtataaattaaaaattcatcagAAACATatccaaatcaaaattttaatttatcatgtACAGTGGTTATAAAATGGGTCACTGAACCCAAGGTTTTCACTTGGTTTGTAAAATCATTCCAAACCCAATTAGAGAATGAT harbors:
- the LOC123192115 gene encoding probable leucine-rich repeat receptor-like protein kinase At1g35710 gives rise to the protein MGLSTLKRAFSLLSLLMFVVMSHSSPDVASDPSQEAMALLKWKASLQNHNHSLLPSWTLSSPNVTNTSIDLKTKLSLCTWFGISCNHAESITSVNLTNTSLKGTLHELSFSLFPNLALIDLSVNELFGVIPPQISYLKNLKVLHLYSNKLSGSIPNEIGNLNSLIDLDLGENQLSGSIPYSIGNLTNLKALYLHTNNLFGAILEEIGNLKFLLDLELSINQLSGSIPHSIGNLSNLKVLYLYSNNLFGAIHEEIGNLKYLSDLGLNTNQLSGSIPRAIGNLSNLKFLYLYGNNLSGAILEEIGNLKSLSDLALNTNQLSGSIPRAIGNLSNLKFLYLCGNNLSGAIPEEIGKLKSLSYLALNTNQLSGSIPRAIGNLSNLKFLYLYENNFSGAIPEEIGNLKSLSDLALSTNQLSGSIPRAIGNLINLKVFYLYGNNLSGAIPKEIGNLKSLSDLALSTNQLSGSIPRAIGNLSNLKVFYLHTNNLSGAIPEEIGNLKSLSDLELSTNQLSGSIPRAIGNLSNLKVFYLHNNNLSGAIPEEIDNLKSLSDLVLNKNQFSGPIPHFIGNLSNLKYLYLDRNNFYGTIPAEIGNLKFLLNLSLSHNHLSGVIAPSLTNLSNIKMLSLAYNDLSGLIPGKVGN